The Gavia stellata isolate bGavSte3 chromosome 1, bGavSte3.hap2, whole genome shotgun sequence genome has a segment encoding these proteins:
- the LOC132318003 gene encoding thyroid hormone-inducible hepatic protein-like, with the protein MEQYFSATQKMEQEVMFPSLLRGVFPQQEGAAPDESGHTDLYERYQLLKAIKPVVEKGLASVNDQSQTSTDTDASSDDSDTMDAQLEERLSHHLAGLQQVLTHLTRDTNALTRRYSQILEQISPSEGQPSW; encoded by the coding sequence ATGGAGCAGTACTTCTCGGCCACCCAGAAGATGGAGCAGGAGGTGATGTTCCCCAGCCTGCTCCGAGGGGTCTTCCCGCAGCAGGAGGGGGCGGCCCCGGACGAGAGCGGCCACACGGACCTCTACGAGCGCTACCAGCTCCTCAAGGCCATCAAGCCCGTGGTGGAGAAAGGCCTGGCCTCTGTCAACGACCAGAGCCAGACCAGCACCGACACCGACGCGTCCTCGGACGACAGTGACACCATGGACGCTCAGCTGGAGGAGCGCCTGTCCCACCACCTGGCCGGCTTGCAGCAGGTCCTCACCCACCTCACCAGGGACACCAACGCCCTCACCCGGAGGTACAGCCAGATCCTGGAGCAGATCAGCCCCAGCGAGGGGCAGCCCAGCTGGTGA
- the LOC132318165 gene encoding thyroid hormone-inducible hepatic protein-like, with protein sequence MEQYFSATQKMEQEVMFPSLLRGVFPQQEGAAPDESGHTDLYERYQLLKAIKPVVEKGLASVNDQSQTSTDTDASSDDSDTMDAQLEERLSHHLAGLQQVLTHLTRDTNALTRRYSQILEQISPSEGQPSW encoded by the coding sequence ATGGAGCAGTACTTCTCGGCCACCCAGAAGATGGAGCAGGAGGTGATGTTCCCCAGCCTGCTCCGAGGGGTCTTCCCGCAGCAGGAGGGGGCGGCCCCGGACGAGAGCGGCCACACGGACCTCTACGAGCGCTACCAGCTCCTCAAGGCCATCAAGCCCGTGGTGGAGAAAGGCCTGGCCTCTGTCAACGACCAGAGCCAGACCAGCACCGACACCGATGCGTCCTCGGACGACAGTGACACCATGGACGCCCAGCTGGAGGAGCGCCTGTCCCACCACCTGGCCGGCTTGCAGCAGGTCCTCACCCACCTCACCAGGGACACCAATGCCCTCACCCGGAGGTACAGCCAGATCCTGGAGCAGATCAGCCCCAGCGAGGGGCAGCCCAGCTGGtga
- the NDUFC2 gene encoding NADH dehydrogenase [ubiquinone] 1 subunit C2 codes for MVFLPDESRSLPPPPLLNKASAWLGLAGWVAALLDNGFNYRPVIRAGVHRQILFTTVGWFVGYYLAKRTEYIHAKLDREMFEYVRHHPEDFKAAEKRRIGELLEDFYPVR; via the exons ATGGTGTTCCTCCCGGACGAGTCGCGGTcgctgccgccgccccccctCCTCAACAAGGCCTCGGCCTGGCTGGGTCTGGCCGGCTGGGTGGCGGCACTGCTGGACAACGGCTTCAACTACCGCCCCGTCATCCGGGCCG GTGTTCACCGCCAGATCCTGTTCACTACCGTGGGATGGTTTGTTGGCTATTACCTTGCGAAACGTACGGAGTACATACATGCCAAACTGGACAGAGAGATGTTTGAGTATGTCAGGCATCACCCGGAAGACTTCAAGGCAGCAG aaaagagaagaatagGAGAGCTTTTGGAGGATTTCTACCCGGTTCGCTGA